The sequence GCCCGGTTCACATGCGGTTGCTCTGCATGCATGACCACGTACACCGCATCAACATCGATCTAGCTAAGTTAACTCATGGCAATAGATTGATCCAAGGGGCTTGAGCTTACTCttgatggcctcgagctcggccgGCGTGACCCTCGCCGAGAACCCGCTGACCACGTTCTTGTAGTTGTATATGATGGCCGCCTTCGCCTTCTCCTCGCTTCAACACGAACACACAATcaccatgcacgcacgcacgccaaCGTATGAATTGGATCACACACGGCCGATCGAGTCGTATACGTACCTGCCGAGGGCGGCGGTGAGGATGCCGAGGTGGTACTGCATGCAGGTGACGCCGGGCGGTGTGGGGTCGACGAAGAACAGGTAGGTGGCGGGCGGCCCGTCCGCCGCGGCGCCCATGAcgacggcgccgaggacgaggagtgTGAGGAAGGTGGCCGTCGGAGGCGTCATTGCATGCAAGATCGATTCGATCGATCGGGCAGGAAAGGTTTCCTCTTGTCTCGTCAGTTCTCTGTTTATGGAGCTACGAGGAGACGAGGCCCGTATTGAACGGCGCCGGTTGTTCGGTTGCGACAGCGCTTTTGTCCCATGGCTCCGAAAATAGCAACTTCCTGCATGTACGTACGTTCATCTCGATGTTGCAATCAAATTTCGGacagttttttcttcaatttacaTGAGGTAttgcgaaccaacatgtggttgaatGGTTACGAAAAAgagtttcccccgctttgtattacaaagcaaccatccgATACGACCAACGATAGCAGCTCgggcggaagcagcacaatcaCACCCAAAAAAAAtggaagagaaaaaaaagaaacaaatgccgataacAGCGGGTCGACAAAAATGACGAAGCCTCGTGACCGCTGCGTCCACCGGAGATCGCCCACCAAGCTCCGAGACTCCGAAGCACCAGTACCaatcaacaccttcaagaaggaacgcGACGATGACGACGTTGCTGCCAAGGGTTTTCCCCGATACACGGCGAGAAGAGAGAAAGGGTAGCCCCGACACCTTTCAGGAAGGTCCAGCggcaccctcaggcgccaccgcgtcagtgtcggccaagccaacagggatttctcccgatcccagccTCTACCTCAAGCACTTCAGAGctcgccaccaaaccgaccaccacccAACGCCAATACGGACAGGAAGCTTCACACGTTGTCTCACCACGACACCGCGAAAATGGTCTGCACAACGAAGAAGAGAAGCCGCGACTAGGGCAACAACACCGTCGACatacgggagggccccacctccaccatcCATGACGGTACCCGACCGGATGCCATAGCAGGAGCCTACCAGGCCCGTggcccacaggcccggccgggccCTCAAAGGCCCGGACAGGTCTTGCCTCCGTGTAGTAGCTGGCACACCGTCGGCCTCGCTGTCCCAGTCCAAGCCGCTCCCCAACATCCCCATACATAAGGCGTCgcggtcactagtagaaaaaggatcaaatgtgagacacattagtcccggtttgcatttgagctggcactaatgtgtccaatagTGTCGGTTCAAATGGCTAGGAGGGAGgagactttagtaccggttcagtgccaaactttagtaccggttcatgccacgaaccggtactaaagatgttGGGGCCCGGCCagcacatttagtaccggttcatggcatgaaccggtactaaagacattgtggcaggctgtttttagtcccaccttttttttcgcgaatacgcaaagcttgcgtatcattcatTGATAGAAGAACTTAGAGCAAATACAGTGGGGTACAACCCATGACACGAACGCAAGAGGCGTGAACATGGTTGACGAAGCAAAGAGACATGAGAAGCTCGACccaaacaaagaaaaacacagctAAACTCGCCAACCTGGGAAGCAACCCAAGCAACAACTAGACGACCAACATCTCCACATCTAGCACCGAGGACACCGCGAGCAAACAAGACAACGCCTTCACGAAGGAGAACGACACCAAGATGCCGTCGTCGTCCGATCCGAAAaaccggacctagggtttcccctgatgcTCGAAGAGGGGCACGAATAACGGCCATgacagcgccttcaagaaggtgacggcACCCGCGGGTGTCGCCGCTGCCAGCATAAGATGCAGGGATTTCGCCCTGGCCATGTACCGAGCAATCCCAAGCCGTCGGAGTACGATTCGGAGAAGAGGAAGTCAGGCATACGCCAGAACTGCATCCGCCGGAAGGGGAGCCACGCTCGACGCCGAGGAGGCACCGGGCGCCGCCGGACGTGCGAGCTCCAAAGGAGGGTGAGGTTGCATGGTTGAGCGGAACATGAGGATGCGATGGTAGCCAAGCCCCGGACGACCCAAGATCTGGAAAAGAGCGCAGACCAAGGCCACTGGCACCGGAGCAGCATGGACGCCGACAGACCCAAGGAGCTGGAAGGGGACGCAGCTCACAGAGGGTGCCGTAATCAAAGATGCATCGGGTGAATGGCCAACCAAGGATGCCAGCAGGGTTGTGGTGGTGCGGAGACGCcgaggatccatcaagcctaaggTGCCGGAAAGAGCGCAGCGCCCGAGGCAGGTCAGATCCAAAGCTGCGCCGGCCGGCCATGGACACAGGAGGGGGCGCAGGTCCATGACCGTCGGGCCGAAGCCGGCCCTGCtgggtggtgatggtggtggtgtagAAGACTCGCGCTCAGCCAAAGCTCCCGGCCGGCGAGCTGCAGGAAACAACTGCCGTGGGACACAACCGAACACCTCCATGACAGGAAGCTCGAATACGGGGTGGGGGAGGGGGTCGGTGGAGAGGTGAGACGCGGCAAGGAGGGCGCGCCCGGACGCCGCTGCAGGCCGGCCGGAGAGCACCGTGGCCGGCCGGACGAGAAGCCCCCAAATCGCATCTGGGGAGGAACGGGACCGCACCGCGCCTAGGGAGCCGCATCCGGTGAAGGCCACCCGCTCCTCCCAGCGAATCGGAGAGGAGACAGCAGGGGGTGGCCGGCCCTGCCGTCGGGggaggccgccggcgccgccgcggacCAAATCTGGGGGTGGGGCAGGCtgaggggcggggcggggcgatGGAGCAGGAAAaagagggccccgccgccgccatcataGGGCCCGGCGCGGCTTCGCCGGCCAGCCCTCCGGCGACGGCGACGCGCGGGCGGGCGGAAGGTGGtcgccgggccggcggcggctggaTTTTCCCCCGTGTCGCCCGGCTCGGGCGACGCGAGGGTCGGGGGTGCCTTCTGTGGaccttttagtcccacctcactcccctagcaagatttttaccaccttaagtatgttacttctcaaactatcacaagcatttggtcttcattgaactctatgtgtataatttgtggactcaatatgagtcttcacggtttctaaaccgttgaggactcatattgacaattcagattgtacacaaaaagatcattgataatcaatgtatttttaatgtatatttttacatgtttatgccctcactctctccactcactcggtctccccctcaatcccccgcgccggtcctcccccgccaGCCGCCACTCACTtcaaaactagacgcacttcgtgtacaaactggacaatctctttcggagtatcagggtttcggacgagaactcatctgttacacgggcacttcatttttttaaacttatttgaactccagacttttttttgagccggcattatgcagcattcgaaacgacgtcatcaattttcaacacgttctgacatcatttgctttttttcagtcaccgatttgtttagatcagagccaaattaccgtgaaattgaaaatcactacaaaatgaactctgaaaatgttgaaggtatcatcatttcacccgcatagcatgtgcgaaagagtagagagggttgcggcaaaaactggacgcacttcgtgtacaaactcgacaatctctttcggagtatcaggatttcagacgagaactcatctgttacaggggcacttcatttttttaaacttatttgaactctagactttttttgcgttcagtgtgtagcattcaaagcgacgtcatcaatttccaacacgttctgacatcatttgctgtttttcagtcatttaccactTTGTTTAGAGAGctgaatgaccgtgaaattgaaaatcactacaaaatgaagcattatgcagcattcgaagcaactcatctgttacacgggcactttagtatgcagcattcaaagcgacatcatcatttaccaatttgtttagagagctaaagcaaaaatattcacaaataaactaaatacagcaaaaaaaactactcagaaatagatagaagaaaaaataaagaagaaaagaaaaactatatacaaaaattactcaaaaataaatagaataaaataaataatgcagataagaaaaaactaaagaaaactactcagaaataaatataagaaaaaaaataaagcagaaaataaaaaactatataaaaattactcaaaaataaatagaacaaaatagataatgcagcaaagaaaaaaaactaaaaaactactcagaaataaatagaagaaaaaagcagaaaagaaaaaactatataaaaaagattactcaaaaataaatagaagaaaataaacaatgcagaaaagaaaaaaaagaaaaaaactacttagaaataaatagaagaaaaaaataaagcagaaaagaaaaaactatataaaagaattactcaaaaataaatagaagaaaataaataatgtagaaaaaaactatacaaaaaattgttggggcacagtccagtgggcctgccagacctagggtgtgcaaattcaggcccaaAAAGGccggcaggctcacagggcagcgcgccctagttaggcccagaagcctgctatacagagaagttcgaaggagcagccgcggctgggtttataaaccagtgcggctgcccttcgctcggcgaggtgggactaaacatatatAGTGCATCGCGGGTGGCAGCGCAcaatcattagtaccggttggtggctccaaccggtactaatgggtggCCTTTGGTACCGGTGGGGgtaatgaaccggtactaaaggcggtcgtttcccgccgcttggcctggccaaaattggcctttagtaccggttggtggctccaaccggtattaaacatccctcctatatatatggcacttacgaaaa comes from Triticum aestivum cultivar Chinese Spring chromosome 5B, IWGSC CS RefSeq v2.1, whole genome shotgun sequence and encodes:
- the LOC123117645 gene encoding subtilisin-like protease SBT3.17; translated protein: MTPPTATFLTLLVLGAVVMGAAADGPPATYLFFVDPTPPGVTCMQYHLGILTAALGSEEKAKAAIIYNYKNVVSGFSARVTPAELEAIKKQPHVNRALPSATLQLMSSNFDGVS